Proteins from one Amycolatopsis benzoatilytica AK 16/65 genomic window:
- a CDS encoding zinc-binding dehydrogenase — protein MRAVWLREFGGPAVLVAGDAPDPVPGPGQVLIEVAFANVTFVETQFRATGAGPFAGSLPMVPGNGVGGVISRIGEGVAPALIGKRVVTSTGGSGGYAQRAVVDAELVFPVPQALSLDAAVALLADGRTATGLVRATAVAPGERVLVEAAAGGVGSLLVQLAKAAGAEVVAAAGGAEKAAQARDLGAALAVDYTNPQWTDEVGPVDVVFDGVGGEVGTAAYRLVRPGGRMAIYGLSSGSWAEVPEEEAAKRGVEVIRSIGDAAAMREYTESALEAAAAGQLTPVIGQRFPLERAADAHAAIESRGTIGKTLLVA, from the coding sequence ATGCGAGCGGTGTGGCTGCGGGAGTTCGGCGGACCGGCGGTGCTGGTGGCGGGGGACGCGCCCGATCCGGTTCCCGGGCCGGGGCAGGTGCTGATCGAGGTGGCGTTCGCCAACGTCACGTTCGTGGAAACGCAGTTCCGGGCGACCGGGGCCGGGCCGTTCGCCGGCTCGCTGCCGATGGTTCCGGGCAACGGGGTCGGCGGCGTGATCAGCCGGATCGGCGAAGGGGTGGCCCCGGCTCTGATCGGGAAACGCGTGGTGACCTCGACCGGTGGCAGCGGCGGCTACGCCCAGCGCGCGGTCGTGGACGCCGAGCTGGTGTTTCCGGTGCCGCAGGCGCTGAGCCTCGACGCGGCCGTCGCGTTGCTGGCCGACGGCCGCACGGCGACCGGGCTGGTCCGCGCGACGGCGGTGGCGCCGGGCGAGCGGGTCCTGGTCGAAGCTGCCGCCGGCGGGGTCGGCAGCTTGCTGGTGCAGCTGGCGAAGGCGGCGGGCGCGGAGGTCGTCGCGGCGGCGGGCGGCGCGGAGAAGGCGGCCCAGGCGCGGGATCTGGGCGCGGCGCTGGCGGTGGACTACACGAATCCACAGTGGACGGACGAGGTCGGGCCGGTGGACGTGGTCTTCGACGGCGTCGGCGGCGAGGTCGGCACGGCGGCGTACCGGCTGGTGCGGCCCGGCGGGCGGATGGCGATTTACGGCCTGTCCAGCGGATCGTGGGCAGAAGTGCCCGAAGAGGAAGCAGCGAAGCGCGGAGTCGAGGTGATCCGGTCTATCGGCGACGCGGCGGCGATGCGGGAGTACACCGAGTCCGCGCTGGAAGCCGCCGCGGCGGGCCAGCTCACGCCGGTGATCGGGCAGCGATTCCCGTTGGAGCGCGCGGCCGACGCGCACGCGGCGATCGAATCGCGCGGCACGATCGGGAAGACACTGCTGGTCGCATGA
- a CDS encoding PucR family transcriptional regulator, with product MVSVRSVVDRVGPTLLHALLVPEGCPAVGDVVIAEPGAESAIAAGDLVLGVATVEAEDAAALVRTSASRGAAAVLLKPPLAAKPPVKRAAKTAGIALIQVHAATSWAQLVWLLRTVLDAIADESEALEEGGDPGSGDLFRLADAVAAVVDASVTIEDTNSRVLAYSARQDLTDPARVATIMGRRIPDDVLARFRSRGVFRELSRGRQTIFVPAQRDGTLPRLIVPIRMGGELLGSMWAVVPGPVSEERAAAFADAAPVVALHLLRRRAHTDAQRRASAELLRAVLEGQVPPRRVAAELDLSDEPHRVVVVDVSGGDSRDAEGLLLALLERISHGVGRRPVATELGGLLYVVVPDRAGTGWPELRDVLLAQPVSRRGGVPRAAAGAPGDPTALASSRAQADEALGLLRAGLVAGRAVAYDEAWTALVLHRAAAAAASAQVAELGPLGVLRAHDETSNAGYVDTLYEWLRHPGDPRAAAERLRIHPNTLRYRMKRLLELVPLDLEDPDVRLALLTQLVALRWS from the coding sequence GTGGTCTCGGTGCGCAGCGTCGTGGACCGGGTCGGTCCCACGCTGCTCCACGCGCTGCTCGTGCCCGAAGGCTGCCCGGCGGTCGGCGACGTCGTGATCGCGGAGCCGGGCGCGGAGTCGGCCATCGCCGCGGGCGATCTGGTGCTGGGCGTCGCGACCGTCGAAGCCGAGGACGCCGCCGCGCTGGTCCGGACGAGCGCGTCGCGCGGTGCCGCCGCCGTGCTGCTGAAGCCGCCGCTCGCCGCGAAACCGCCGGTGAAACGCGCGGCCAAAACCGCTGGGATCGCGTTGATCCAGGTGCACGCGGCGACGTCGTGGGCGCAGCTGGTCTGGCTGTTGCGCACAGTCCTGGACGCGATCGCCGACGAATCCGAAGCGCTCGAGGAAGGCGGCGACCCGGGCTCCGGCGACCTCTTCCGGCTCGCCGACGCGGTGGCCGCCGTGGTGGACGCGTCGGTGACCATCGAGGACACCAACTCGCGCGTGCTCGCCTACTCCGCCCGCCAGGACCTGACCGACCCGGCGCGGGTGGCGACGATCATGGGCCGCCGGATCCCGGACGACGTGCTGGCCCGGTTCCGCTCGCGCGGCGTCTTCCGGGAGCTGTCGCGCGGCCGTCAGACGATTTTCGTCCCGGCCCAGCGCGACGGCACGCTGCCGCGGCTGATCGTGCCGATCCGGATGGGCGGCGAGCTGCTGGGATCGATGTGGGCGGTCGTGCCCGGTCCGGTTTCGGAGGAACGCGCGGCCGCGTTCGCCGACGCCGCGCCGGTGGTCGCGCTGCATTTGCTGCGGCGGCGAGCACACACCGACGCGCAGCGCCGGGCATCCGCCGAACTGCTGCGCGCGGTGCTCGAGGGCCAGGTGCCGCCGCGCCGGGTGGCCGCCGAACTGGACCTGTCCGACGAACCGCATCGAGTGGTGGTCGTGGACGTCAGCGGCGGGGACAGCCGGGACGCCGAGGGGCTGTTGCTGGCGTTGCTGGAACGGATCTCGCACGGCGTCGGACGGCGGCCGGTCGCGACCGAACTGGGCGGGCTCTTGTACGTCGTGGTGCCCGACCGCGCCGGAACCGGCTGGCCCGAGCTGCGGGACGTGCTGCTCGCCCAGCCGGTCTCTCGACGCGGCGGAGTTCCGCGCGCGGCAGCCGGCGCACCCGGCGATCCGACCGCGCTAGCTTCGTCTCGCGCGCAGGCCGACGAAGCGCTGGGCCTGCTTCGGGCGGGGCTGGTGGCAGGCCGCGCGGTGGCCTACGACGAGGCGTGGACGGCCTTGGTCCTGCACCGCGCCGCCGCCGCGGCGGCCTCCGCCCAAGTCGCCGAACTCGGTCCGCTCGGCGTGCTGCGAGCGCACGACGAGACGAGCAACGCCGGCTACGTCGACACGTTGTACGAATGGCTTCGGCATCCGGGCGATCCGCGGGCCGCCGCGGAACGGCTGCGGATCCACCCGAACACCCTGCGGTACCGGATGAAACGGCTTCTCGAACTGGTTCCGCTGGATCTCGAAGACCCGGACGTCCGGCTCGCCTTGCTCACCCAGCTGGTCGCGCTCCGGTGGAGCTGA
- a CDS encoding bifunctional o-acetylhomoserine/o-acetylserine sulfhydrylase — MPEDTTSWSFETKQIHAGAAPDPATGARATPIYQTTSYVFRDTQHGADLFSLAEPGHIYTRINNPTQDVLEQRVASLEGGVAGLAFASGSAAITAAVLTLAGAGDHIVTSPSLYGGTFNLFQYTLPKLGIEVTFIEDQDDAEQWRAAARPNTKLFFGETLANPSSAVLDIRKVADVAHEAGVPLVVDNTVPTPYLVRPIEHGADIVVHSATKYLGGHGTSVAGVLVDGGTFDFGKDPAKFPGFNEPDPSYHGLKYWEALGPGAFAAKARVQVLRDTGAAIAPLNSFLILQGIETLSLRLERHTTNAQALAEWLEERDEVEKVYYAGLPSSPFYESAQKYLPRGAGAVLSFELRGGIEAGRKFVDGTELHSQLVNLGDVRSLIVHPASTTHSQLTPEEQVAAGVTPGLVRLAVGLEGIEDLKADLEAGFRAAKAAQ; from the coding sequence ATGCCGGAAGACACCACGAGCTGGTCCTTCGAGACCAAGCAGATCCACGCCGGGGCGGCGCCCGATCCGGCCACTGGCGCCCGCGCCACACCGATCTACCAGACCACCTCGTACGTCTTCCGCGACACCCAGCACGGGGCCGACTTGTTCAGCCTCGCCGAGCCGGGCCACATCTACACGCGCATCAACAACCCGACCCAGGACGTGCTGGAGCAGCGTGTCGCCTCGCTCGAAGGCGGGGTGGCCGGGCTCGCGTTCGCGTCCGGTTCGGCGGCGATCACCGCGGCGGTGCTGACCCTGGCCGGTGCGGGCGACCACATCGTCACCAGCCCGTCGCTGTACGGCGGCACCTTCAACCTCTTCCAGTACACGCTGCCGAAGCTGGGCATCGAGGTCACCTTCATCGAGGACCAGGACGACGCGGAGCAGTGGCGCGCGGCGGCCCGGCCGAACACGAAGCTGTTCTTCGGCGAGACGCTGGCCAACCCGAGCAGCGCGGTGCTGGACATCCGCAAGGTCGCCGACGTGGCGCACGAGGCCGGCGTACCGCTGGTCGTGGACAACACGGTGCCGACGCCGTACCTGGTCCGCCCGATCGAGCACGGCGCGGACATCGTCGTGCACTCGGCCACCAAGTACCTGGGCGGCCACGGCACCTCGGTGGCCGGGGTGCTGGTCGACGGCGGCACCTTCGACTTCGGCAAGGACCCGGCGAAGTTCCCGGGCTTCAACGAGCCGGACCCGAGCTATCACGGTTTGAAGTACTGGGAAGCGCTCGGCCCGGGCGCGTTCGCTGCCAAGGCGCGGGTACAGGTGCTGCGCGACACCGGTGCGGCGATCGCTCCGCTGAACAGCTTCCTCATCCTCCAGGGCATCGAGACGCTCTCGCTGCGACTGGAGCGGCACACCACCAACGCGCAGGCGCTGGCCGAGTGGCTGGAAGAGCGCGACGAGGTCGAGAAGGTCTACTACGCGGGCCTGCCGTCGAGCCCGTTCTACGAATCCGCGCAGAAGTACCTGCCGCGAGGTGCCGGCGCGGTGCTGTCGTTCGAACTGCGCGGCGGCATCGAGGCGGGCCGGAAGTTCGTCGACGGCACCGAACTGCACAGCCAGCTGGTGAACCTCGGCGACGTGCGCAGCCTCATCGTGCACCCGGCGTCGACCACGCACAGCCAGCTCACGCCGGAGGAGCAGGTCGCCGCGGGTGTTACGCCGGGCCTGGTCCGGCTCGCCGTCGGCTTGGAAGGGATCGAGGACCTCAAGGCCGACCTGGAGGCGGGTTTCCGCGCCGCGAAGGCGGCGCAATGA
- the metX gene encoding homoserine O-acetyltransferase MetX — translation MTESGAGLPPVTGAWRAGDPPGARQWFTGPGALALEAGGALPEYTLAYETWGRLNADRSNAVLVEHALTGDSHAAGPAGPGQVSAGWWDELIGPGKAFDTDSLFVVAPNVLGGCQGSTGPSSPDPDGKPWGSRFPALTVRDQVAAEAALADALGIDRWAAVAGGSMGGMRALEWAVTLPGRVESVLVLASTARASAEQIAWAAPQLHAIRSDVAWHGGDYYTAAEGPHRGLGVARRIAHVTYRCEPELRTRFGNRAQEREDPLRGGRFAVESYLDHHADKLVRRFDAGSYAVLTESMNTHDVGRGRGGVAAALGRVTARTVVASVDSDRLYPPYQSDEIAAGTGGTAAVLNSPYGHDSFLIETEQIAGLVKTLLG, via the coding sequence ATGACCGAATCCGGTGCGGGTCTCCCGCCTGTCACCGGTGCGTGGCGGGCGGGGGACCCACCCGGTGCCCGGCAGTGGTTCACCGGCCCCGGGGCGCTCGCGCTGGAGGCCGGTGGAGCACTGCCCGAATACACCCTCGCCTACGAAACGTGGGGGAGGCTGAACGCGGACCGCTCGAACGCCGTCCTCGTCGAGCACGCGCTGACCGGCGACAGCCACGCCGCCGGACCGGCTGGTCCCGGGCAGGTCAGCGCGGGTTGGTGGGACGAGCTGATCGGGCCGGGCAAGGCGTTCGACACCGATTCGCTGTTCGTCGTCGCGCCGAACGTGCTCGGCGGCTGCCAGGGCTCGACCGGGCCCTCCTCTCCGGACCCGGACGGGAAACCGTGGGGCAGCAGGTTTCCCGCGCTGACCGTGCGGGACCAGGTCGCGGCCGAGGCCGCGCTGGCCGACGCACTCGGCATCGATCGCTGGGCCGCGGTCGCCGGCGGTTCGATGGGCGGGATGCGTGCGCTGGAATGGGCGGTCACGCTGCCCGGCCGGGTTGAATCCGTGCTCGTGCTCGCCTCGACCGCTCGTGCCTCGGCGGAGCAAATCGCCTGGGCCGCGCCGCAGCTGCACGCGATCCGGTCGGACGTGGCGTGGCACGGCGGCGACTACTACACCGCGGCCGAAGGCCCGCATCGCGGACTGGGCGTGGCACGGCGGATCGCGCACGTCACCTATCGCTGCGAACCGGAGCTGCGGACGCGGTTCGGCAATCGCGCGCAGGAGCGCGAGGACCCGCTGCGGGGCGGACGGTTCGCCGTGGAGTCCTATTTGGATCATCACGCGGACAAACTGGTCCGCCGGTTCGACGCGGGTTCGTACGCGGTGCTCACCGAATCCATGAACACGCACGACGTCGGCCGCGGCCGGGGCGGGGTGGCGGCCGCGCTGGGCCGGGTCACCGCGCGGACCGTGGTCGCTTCGGTGGACAGCGACCGGCTGTACCCGCCGTACCAGTCGGACGAGATCGCGGCCGGGACCGGCGGCACGGCCGCGGTGCTGAACTCGCCGTACGGGCACGACTCGTTCCTCATCGAGACCGAGCAGATCGCCGGGCTGGTCAAGACGTTGCTGGGCTGA
- a CDS encoding SGNH/GDSL hydrolase family protein, whose protein sequence is MCAALGVALTTALGFANVATAASANYVALGDSYSSGVGAGSYGDSGSCKRSANAYGQLWANAHSGTNFTFLACSGAKTGDVLNQISSMPSNATLITLTVGGNDAGFTDVITTCTLNDDQTCVNRVNTAKTYVQNTLPGLLDKVYAAAKSKAPNASLVVLSYPRFYTVPGSCSVGLSDTKRTAINSGADTLASVLSSRAAAAGAKFVDVRSAFDGHNICSSASDYLHSLTWPVDESYHPTAAGQRGGYYSPLTSAIG, encoded by the coding sequence ATGTGCGCGGCCCTGGGGGTCGCTCTAACCACGGCGCTGGGGTTCGCGAACGTCGCGACCGCCGCGTCGGCCAACTACGTCGCGCTCGGCGACTCCTACTCCTCTGGAGTGGGAGCCGGCAGCTACGGCGACTCGGGCAGCTGCAAACGCAGTGCCAACGCCTACGGCCAGCTGTGGGCCAATGCCCACTCCGGCACCAATTTCACCTTCTTGGCCTGCTCCGGGGCCAAGACCGGCGACGTGCTGAACCAGATCAGCTCGATGCCGTCCAACGCCACGCTGATCACGCTCACCGTCGGCGGCAACGACGCCGGTTTCACCGACGTGATCACCACGTGCACCCTCAACGACGACCAGACCTGCGTCAACCGGGTCAACACCGCGAAGACCTACGTCCAGAACACCCTGCCCGGGCTGCTGGACAAGGTCTACGCCGCGGCGAAGAGCAAGGCGCCCAACGCTAGCCTGGTCGTCCTCTCCTACCCGCGTTTCTACACCGTGCCGGGCTCCTGCTCGGTCGGGCTGAGCGACACCAAGCGCACCGCGATCAACTCCGGCGCGGACACGCTGGCGTCGGTGCTGTCCTCGCGGGCAGCGGCCGCCGGGGCGAAGTTCGTCGACGTCCGCTCGGCGTTCGACGGGCACAACATCTGCTCGTCGGCGAGCGACTACCTGCACAGCCTCACCTGGCCGGTGGACGAGTCGTACCACCCGACTGCCGCCGGGCAGCGGGGCGGCTACTACTCGCCGCTGACCTCCGCGATCGGCTGA
- a CDS encoding TetR/AcrR family transcriptional regulator: MSVNSTPLVNGAKANRREQILTAAAELFAHHGFHGVGIDDIGAAVGISGPGLYRHFRSKDAILGEMLNSISHFLLEGGTARAEAGGTPDELLAALVRFHVDFALDHPALITVQERNLANLTDGDRKQVRALQRQYVEVWVRAIREAVPGLGERQARSAAHAVFGLINSTPYNRHLGDGELAELLCRLALGALSSAA; the protein is encoded by the coding sequence ATGTCGGTGAACTCCACCCCACTGGTGAACGGTGCGAAGGCGAACCGCCGGGAACAAATCCTCACCGCCGCCGCCGAGCTGTTCGCCCATCACGGCTTCCACGGCGTCGGCATCGACGACATCGGTGCCGCGGTGGGCATCTCCGGGCCCGGGCTGTACCGGCATTTCCGCAGCAAGGACGCCATTCTCGGGGAGATGCTGAACTCGATCAGCCACTTCCTGCTCGAAGGCGGCACCGCGCGCGCCGAGGCGGGCGGCACCCCGGACGAACTGCTCGCCGCGCTGGTCCGGTTCCACGTCGACTTCGCTCTGGATCACCCGGCGCTGATCACCGTGCAGGAGCGGAACCTCGCGAATCTCACCGACGGTGACCGCAAACAGGTGCGCGCGCTCCAGCGCCAGTACGTCGAGGTGTGGGTGCGCGCCATCCGGGAAGCGGTGCCGGGCCTGGGAGAACGCCAGGCGCGCTCGGCCGCGCACGCGGTCTTCGGCCTGATCAACTCGACGCCGTACAACCGCCATCTCGGTGACGGCGAACTCGCTGAACTGCTGTGCCGGCTCGCGCTGGGTGCGCTTTCCTCGGCGGCTTGA
- a CDS encoding carboxyl transferase domain-containing protein: MDTPVLRSSADPNSDAFASSVTSHGALVEDLHKRLAAARLGGTEKSRARHVERGKLLPRDRVDTLLDPGSPFLELSPLAANGLYDDEAPSAGIITGIGRVSGRECVIVANDATVKGGTYYPMTVKKHLRAQEVALHNNLPCIYLVDSGGAFLPRQDEVFPDREHFGRIFYNQATMSARGIPQIAAVLGSCTAGGAYVPAMSDEAVIVRNQGTIFLGGPPLVKAATGEVVTAEELGGGDVHSRHSGVTDHLADDDAHALRIVRDIISTLGPRTPRPWDVKAIEAPAVSERELYGVVPTDSRTPYDVREVIARIVDGSRFAEFKKEYGSTLVTGFAHIHGHPVGIIANNGVLFAESAMKGAHFIELCDRRSIPLVFLQNITGFMVGRAYEAGGIAKHGAKMVTAVACARVPKFTVIIGGSFGAGNYSMCGRAYSPRFLWMWPNARISVMGGEQAASVLSTVRRDAIEGRGGEWSTEDEEAFKAPIREQYEDQGSPYYSTARLWDDGVIDPADTRTVLGLALSAAANAPWPEVNYGVFRM; this comes from the coding sequence ATGGACACGCCGGTACTGCGCAGTTCCGCGGATCCGAACAGCGATGCTTTCGCCAGCAGCGTCACCTCGCACGGCGCGCTGGTGGAGGATCTGCACAAGCGGCTGGCCGCCGCCCGTCTCGGCGGGACGGAGAAGTCCCGTGCCCGCCATGTGGAACGCGGCAAGTTGCTGCCGCGCGATCGGGTGGACACGCTGCTCGACCCGGGGTCGCCGTTCCTCGAGCTCTCGCCGCTCGCGGCGAACGGGCTCTACGACGACGAGGCGCCGTCCGCGGGCATCATCACCGGCATCGGGCGGGTGTCCGGCCGGGAGTGCGTGATCGTCGCGAACGACGCGACCGTCAAGGGCGGCACCTACTACCCGATGACGGTCAAGAAGCACCTTCGGGCGCAGGAAGTCGCGCTGCACAACAACCTGCCGTGCATCTACCTGGTCGACTCCGGCGGTGCGTTCCTGCCACGCCAGGACGAGGTTTTCCCGGATCGCGAGCACTTCGGCCGGATCTTCTACAACCAGGCCACCATGTCCGCGCGCGGCATTCCGCAGATCGCCGCCGTGCTGGGCTCCTGCACCGCGGGCGGCGCGTACGTTCCGGCGATGAGCGACGAAGCGGTCATCGTTCGCAATCAGGGCACCATTTTCCTCGGCGGCCCGCCGTTGGTGAAGGCCGCGACCGGCGAGGTCGTCACCGCTGAGGAACTGGGCGGCGGAGACGTGCACTCGCGCCATTCCGGCGTCACCGACCACCTCGCCGACGACGACGCGCACGCGCTGCGGATCGTCCGCGACATCATCTCCACACTCGGCCCGCGCACGCCGCGGCCGTGGGACGTCAAGGCGATCGAGGCGCCGGCGGTCAGCGAACGCGAGCTGTACGGCGTGGTCCCAACGGATTCGCGCACCCCGTACGACGTGCGCGAGGTGATCGCGCGGATCGTCGACGGCAGCCGGTTCGCGGAGTTCAAGAAGGAGTACGGCTCGACGCTGGTCACCGGCTTCGCGCATATCCACGGTCACCCGGTCGGCATCATCGCGAACAACGGCGTGCTGTTCGCCGAGTCCGCGATGAAGGGCGCGCACTTCATCGAACTGTGCGACCGGCGCTCGATCCCGCTGGTGTTCCTGCAGAACATCACCGGGTTCATGGTCGGGCGCGCCTACGAAGCGGGCGGCATCGCCAAGCACGGCGCGAAAATGGTCACCGCGGTGGCGTGCGCGCGGGTGCCGAAGTTCACCGTGATCATCGGCGGCTCGTTCGGCGCGGGCAACTACTCCATGTGCGGCCGCGCGTATTCGCCGAGGTTCCTGTGGATGTGGCCGAACGCCCGGATTTCCGTGATGGGCGGCGAGCAGGCGGCGTCGGTGCTTTCGACGGTGCGCCGCGACGCGATCGAAGGCCGCGGCGGCGAATGGTCCACTGAGGATGAAGAAGCGTTCAAGGCGCCGATCCGCGAGCAGTACGAGGATCAGGGCAGCCCGTACTACTCCACGGCGAGGCTGTGGGACGACGGCGTGATCGACCCGGCGGACACCCGCACGGTGCTCGGCCTCGCGCTGTCGGCCGCGGCCAACGCGCCTTGGCCCGAGGTCAACTACGGCGTCTTCCGGATGTGA
- a CDS encoding acetyl/propionyl/methylcrotonyl-CoA carboxylase subunit alpha has product MFNTVLVANRGEIAVRVIRSLRALGIRSVAVYSDADADARHVREADTAVRLGPAEAAKSYLSIPAIIAAAKETGAQAVHPGYGFLAENTAFAWACAEAGLVFIGPPPEAIDKMGDKIRAKATVSAAGVPVVPGASDVDIPDGGFAAAAAKVGYPLLLKPSAGGGGKGMRLVHAESELDAAIESARREAKSSFGDDTLLMERFVTTPRHIEIQVLADQHGTVLHLGERECSLQRRHQKIVEEAPSVLLNEQTRAKMGAAAAEAARSVGYVGAGTVEFIMSAHNPDEFFFMEMNTRLQVEHPVTEMVTGLDLVSWQVRVAAGEPLTLTQDDVRLDGHAVEARVYAEDPARGFIPTGGTVLAVHEPSGDGVRVDSWMSEGAVVGSNYDPMLAKIIAHGPDRASALQKLDRALADTALLGLGTNVAFLRGLLADEDVRAGRLDTELVDRRLSELVSSEVPAEFFVAAAMDRLLSLQPTGAIVDPWDVPSGWRLSGPGGITFRLRAGETQAVVRVEGTPSGASVRVDDAEPVRVSARREGDLLEVRRASGVERYRFADGPDRTVWLAREGRSIAFADQEVTLSSRGEAAGAGPVKSPMPGTVLVVKAAEGDVVSAGTPLLVVEAMKMEHTVTAPIDGVVTELSVRVGQQVALDETLAVVSAAEEKQ; this is encoded by the coding sequence TTGTTCAACACTGTTCTGGTCGCCAACCGCGGGGAGATCGCGGTCCGCGTCATCCGGTCGCTGCGTGCGCTCGGAATCCGGTCGGTCGCGGTGTACAGCGACGCGGACGCCGACGCCCGGCACGTCCGGGAGGCCGACACCGCGGTCCGCCTCGGCCCCGCGGAAGCGGCGAAGAGCTACCTGTCGATCCCGGCGATCATCGCTGCCGCCAAGGAAACCGGTGCGCAGGCGGTGCACCCGGGGTACGGCTTCCTCGCCGAGAACACCGCGTTCGCGTGGGCCTGCGCGGAGGCCGGGCTGGTGTTCATCGGCCCGCCGCCGGAAGCGATCGACAAGATGGGTGACAAGATCCGGGCGAAGGCCACGGTGTCCGCGGCCGGCGTCCCGGTGGTGCCCGGTGCGTCCGATGTGGACATTCCGGACGGCGGGTTCGCCGCCGCGGCCGCGAAGGTCGGGTATCCGCTGCTGCTGAAGCCGTCCGCGGGCGGCGGCGGCAAGGGCATGCGGCTGGTGCACGCGGAGTCCGAACTGGACGCGGCGATCGAGTCCGCGCGTCGCGAGGCGAAGAGCTCCTTCGGCGACGACACGCTGCTGATGGAACGGTTCGTCACGACGCCGCGGCACATCGAGATCCAGGTGCTGGCCGATCAGCACGGCACCGTGCTGCATCTGGGCGAACGCGAGTGCAGCCTGCAGCGGCGGCACCAGAAGATCGTCGAGGAAGCGCCGTCGGTGCTGCTGAACGAACAGACCCGGGCGAAAATGGGTGCGGCCGCCGCGGAAGCCGCCCGGTCGGTCGGGTACGTCGGCGCGGGCACCGTCGAGTTCATCATGTCCGCGCACAACCCGGACGAGTTCTTCTTCATGGAGATGAACACCCGGCTGCAGGTGGAGCACCCGGTCACGGAAATGGTGACCGGACTCGACCTGGTGTCCTGGCAGGTGCGGGTGGCGGCCGGGGAGCCGCTCACGCTGACCCAGGACGACGTGCGCCTCGACGGGCACGCGGTCGAGGCCCGGGTCTACGCGGAGGACCCGGCACGCGGGTTCATCCCGACCGGCGGCACCGTGCTGGCCGTGCACGAGCCCTCCGGCGACGGCGTGCGGGTGGACTCGTGGATGTCCGAGGGCGCGGTCGTCGGATCGAACTACGACCCGATGCTGGCGAAGATCATCGCGCACGGCCCGGATCGCGCGTCGGCACTGCAGAAGCTGGACCGGGCGCTGGCCGACACCGCGTTGCTCGGCCTCGGCACGAACGTCGCGTTCCTGCGCGGCCTGCTCGCCGACGAGGACGTCCGCGCCGGGCGACTGGACACCGAACTGGTGGACCGGCGACTGTCCGAACTGGTCTCCTCGGAAGTGCCGGCGGAGTTCTTCGTCGCGGCGGCGATGGACCGGCTGCTTTCGCTGCAGCCGACTGGCGCGATCGTGGACCCGTGGGACGTCCCGAGCGGATGGCGGCTCAGCGGGCCGGGCGGGATCACCTTCCGGTTGCGTGCCGGCGAAACCCAGGCCGTGGTGCGGGTCGAAGGCACCCCGTCGGGTGCTTCGGTGCGCGTCGACGACGCCGAGCCGGTGCGGGTATCGGCGCGCCGGGAAGGCGATCTGCTCGAGGTGCGCCGGGCCAGCGGAGTTGAGCGGTACCGGTTCGCGGACGGTCCGGACCGGACCGTCTGGCTGGCTCGCGAAGGCCGCTCGATTGCCTTCGCGGATCAGGAAGTCACGCTGTCTTCGCGCGGCGAAGCAGCCGGCGCCGGCCCGGTGAAGAGCCCGATGCCGGGCACCGTGCTGGTGGTGAAGGCCGCCGAAGGCGACGTGGTGAGCGCGGGAACGCCGCTGCTGGTCGTCGAGGCGATGAAGATGGAGCACACCGTGACCGCGCCGATCGACGGCGTGGTGACCGAGCTTTCCGTGCGGGTCGGCCAGCAGGTCGCGCTGGACGAGACGCTCGCCGTGGTGAGCGCAGCAGAGGAGAAGCAGTGA